One genomic segment of Pyruvatibacter mobilis includes these proteins:
- the dnaE gene encoding DNA polymerase III subunit alpha produces MSEESQMEAAARQATETEGAHDLEHAGFRNPGFIHLRLHTAYSLLEGAVRIPDLIKRCDQLDMPAVAVTDTGNLFGALEFSEKVSGAGIQPVIGCTLALDLEVEPNRGGVRPPDPTIALFAQNETGYLNLMALTSDAYLGTDGTEQPHVSLEALARHADGLIALTGGPNGPVNRLAVSGQKDAARALTLQLAEAFPGRLYVELQRHGTREEGIAEPVLLDTAFDNDLPIVATNEVFFFDEDDYEAHDALLCVADGTYVMQEDRRRLTPEHRFKTAGEMAALFADLPEAIAATVEIARRCAYRPRTIAPILPRFEGLDGVDGEAEELKRQAEDGLRMRLETLGAFAPEEDYWKRLEYELGIIHNMGFPGYFLIVADFIKWAKDHNIPVGPGRGSGAGSVVAWALTITDLDPLRFGLLFERFLNPERVSMPDFDVDFCQDRRDEVISYVQEKYGRDRVAQIITFGKLQARAVLRDVGRVLQMPYGQVDRLCKLVPNNPANPVTLGQAIEGEPKLQEARRSEEVVDRLIGMSLKLEGLYRHASTHAAGVVIGDRPLHELVPLYRDPRSDMPVTQFNMKWVEPAGLVKFDFLGLKTLTVIERAVELLRNRGVEVDVGALPLDDKLTYDMLSRGDTVGVFQLESSGMRDILRKMKPDRFEDIIALVALYRPGPMDNIPKYLACKKGDEEPDYLHPSLEPILTETFGIMIYQEQVMQIAQVLSGYSLGDADLLRRAMGKKIKEEMDKQKVRFVEGAEANNVDGKQAAGIFEQVAKFAGYGFNKSHAAAYALVAYQTAWLKANHPVEFLAASMNLDMGNTDKLNSFRREAQRLEIEVLPPDVNVSGADFTVIDGRISYALAAVRNVGKSAMRHLEEERNKGGAFRSVADFASRVSPKFVNKRAIENLACAGAFDRLDKNRARLHGSADRVMAEMSRAEAERESSQSSLFGDGPGAAAPDLRLGDQRDWAPMERLRHEMEAVGFYLSGHPLDDYRDTLRRARVKTYAEFVDSVQRGGGRVAKLAGTVAYKQERRAKSGNAFAFVGLSDGTGEFEAVIFSDTLATARDYLEANMSVVVGVEADVDGEDVRLKISTVQPIDKVASETSNGLRLFVDDASALESIKSCLPPRGRGQLSLILDAEKGRKEVEITLPGTFDVTPQARGALKAIPGVVHVEDI; encoded by the coding sequence ATGAGTGAGGAATCACAGATGGAAGCAGCCGCCCGACAAGCCACTGAGACCGAAGGGGCGCACGACCTGGAACATGCCGGGTTCCGCAATCCCGGCTTCATCCATTTAAGGCTGCACACCGCCTATTCGCTGCTTGAAGGCGCGGTGCGCATCCCCGACCTCATCAAGCGCTGCGACCAGCTCGACATGCCGGCGGTGGCCGTCACCGACACGGGCAATCTGTTCGGCGCGCTGGAGTTTTCCGAAAAGGTCTCGGGCGCGGGCATCCAGCCGGTGATCGGCTGTACCCTGGCGCTGGACCTGGAGGTGGAGCCCAATCGCGGCGGCGTCCGCCCGCCGGACCCCACCATCGCGCTGTTTGCCCAGAACGAGACCGGCTACCTCAACCTGATGGCGCTGACATCGGACGCCTATCTGGGCACCGACGGCACTGAACAGCCGCATGTGTCGCTCGAGGCGCTGGCCCGCCACGCCGACGGGCTGATCGCCCTCACCGGCGGCCCCAACGGCCCGGTCAACCGGCTGGCGGTCTCCGGCCAGAAGGACGCGGCCCGCGCGCTGACGCTGCAACTGGCGGAGGCCTTCCCCGGACGGCTTTATGTCGAATTGCAGCGCCACGGCACCCGCGAGGAAGGGATCGCCGAGCCGGTGCTGCTCGACACGGCCTTCGACAACGACCTGCCGATCGTCGCCACCAATGAAGTGTTCTTCTTCGACGAGGATGATTACGAAGCCCATGACGCGCTGCTCTGCGTGGCCGACGGCACCTATGTCATGCAGGAGGACCGCCGCCGCCTGACGCCGGAGCACCGTTTCAAGACCGCGGGTGAAATGGCGGCCCTGTTCGCCGATCTGCCCGAGGCCATTGCCGCGACGGTGGAGATCGCCCGCCGCTGCGCCTACCGCCCGCGCACCATCGCGCCCATCCTGCCGCGCTTCGAGGGGCTGGATGGTGTGGACGGCGAAGCGGAGGAACTGAAGCGCCAGGCCGAGGACGGGCTGCGCATGCGGCTTGAGACCCTCGGCGCCTTCGCCCCGGAGGAGGACTATTGGAAGCGGCTCGAATACGAGCTCGGCATCATCCACAATATGGGCTTCCCCGGTTACTTCCTCATCGTGGCCGACTTCATCAAATGGGCGAAGGACCACAACATCCCCGTGGGGCCGGGGCGTGGTTCGGGCGCGGGCTCGGTGGTCGCCTGGGCGCTGACCATCACCGACCTTGATCCGCTGCGCTTCGGCCTGCTGTTCGAGCGGTTTCTTAACCCCGAACGCGTGTCCATGCCTGACTTCGACGTGGACTTCTGCCAGGATCGGCGCGACGAGGTGATCTCCTATGTGCAGGAGAAATATGGCCGCGACCGCGTCGCCCAGATCATCACCTTCGGTAAGCTGCAGGCCCGCGCCGTGCTGCGCGATGTGGGCCGCGTGCTGCAGATGCCCTATGGCCAGGTGGACCGGCTGTGCAAGCTGGTGCCCAACAACCCCGCCAATCCGGTCACCCTCGGCCAAGCCATCGAGGGTGAACCCAAGCTGCAGGAAGCCCGCCGCTCCGAAGAGGTGGTGGACCGGCTGATCGGCATGTCGCTGAAACTCGAGGGGCTCTACCGCCACGCCTCGACCCATGCGGCCGGCGTGGTGATCGGCGACCGGCCCCTGCACGAGCTGGTGCCGCTTTACCGCGACCCGCGCTCGGACATGCCGGTCACCCAGTTCAACATGAAATGGGTGGAGCCCGCGGGGCTCGTGAAGTTCGACTTCCTCGGCCTCAAGACCCTGACGGTGATCGAGCGCGCGGTGGAACTGCTGCGCAATCGCGGCGTCGAGGTGGATGTCGGCGCCCTGCCGCTCGATGACAAACTCACCTACGACATGCTGTCGCGCGGTGACACGGTGGGCGTGTTCCAGCTGGAAAGCTCCGGCATGCGCGACATCCTGCGCAAGATGAAGCCGGACCGCTTCGAGGACATCATCGCCCTTGTGGCGCTCTACCGCCCGGGCCCGATGGACAACATCCCCAAGTATCTGGCGTGTAAGAAGGGCGACGAGGAGCCCGATTATCTGCATCCGAGCCTGGAGCCGATCCTGACCGAGACCTTCGGCATCATGATCTACCAGGAGCAGGTGATGCAGATCGCCCAGGTGCTGTCCGGCTATTCGCTCGGCGATGCTGACCTGCTGCGCCGCGCCATGGGCAAGAAGATCAAGGAGGAAATGGACAAGCAGAAGGTCCGTTTCGTCGAGGGCGCCGAAGCCAACAATGTGGACGGCAAGCAGGCCGCCGGCATCTTCGAGCAGGTGGCGAAGTTCGCAGGCTACGGCTTCAACAAGAGCCACGCGGCGGCCTACGCGCTGGTCGCCTACCAGACCGCCTGGCTCAAGGCCAATCACCCGGTCGAGTTCCTGGCCGCCTCCATGAACCTCGATATGGGCAATACGGACAAACTCAATTCCTTCCGCCGCGAGGCGCAGCGGCTGGAGATCGAGGTGCTGCCGCCGGATGTGAATGTCTCCGGCGCCGATTTCACCGTGATCGACGGCCGCATCTCCTATGCGCTGGCCGCCGTACGCAATGTGGGCAAGTCGGCCATGCGGCACCTGGAGGAGGAGCGCAATAAGGGCGGGGCCTTCCGGTCGGTGGCGGATTTCGCCTCCCGCGTCTCCCCCAAATTCGTCAACAAGCGCGCCATTGAAAACCTCGCCTGCGCCGGGGCGTTTGACCGGCTGGACAAGAACCGCGCCCGCCTGCACGGCTCCGCCGACAGGGTGATGGCCGAGATGAGCCGGGCTGAAGCCGAGCGCGAAAGCTCCCAGTCGAGCCTGTTCGGCGACGGGCCGGGGGCGGCGGCACCTGACCTGCGCCTGGGCGACCAGCGCGACTGGGCACCGATGGAGCGCCTGCGCCACGAGATGGAGGCGGTGGGCTTCTACCTCTCCGGCCACCCGCTTGATGATTACCGCGACACCCTGCGGCGCGCCCGGGTGAAGACCTATGCGGAATTCGTCGACAGCGTGCAGCGCGGCGGCGGCCGCGTCGCCAAGCTGGCAGGCACAGTCGCCTACAAGCAGGAGCGCCGCGCCAAGAGCGGCAACGCCTTTGCCTTTGTCGGCCTGTCGGACGGCACCGGCGAATTCGAGGCGGTGATCTTCTCCGACACGCTGGCAACGGCGCGGGATTATCTCGAGGCCAACATGTCCGTCGTGGTCGGCGTCGAGGCTGATGTGGACGGGGAGGATGTGCGGCTGAAGATCTCCACCGTTCAGCCCATCGACAAGGTGGCGTCGGAAACCTCGAACGGCTTGCGGCTGTTCGTCGATGACGCCTCAGCGCTTGAGAGCATCAAGAGCTGCCTGCCGCCCCGCGGCCGCGGCCAGCTGAGCCTCATTCTGGATGCCGAAAAGGGCCGCAAGGAAGTGGAGATCACCCTGCCAGGCACCTTCGACGTGACCCCCCAGGCCCGCGGCGCCCTGAAGGCCATCCCCGGCGTGGTGCACGTGGAGGATATCTGA
- a CDS encoding ABC transporter ATP-binding protein, which produces MSNTALELRQVERTYQQGDVPLHVFRGASLTIRPGELVALVGPSGAGKSSLLHIAGLLEKPDAGEVLIAGAPCMGLSDAEKTRVRRTEIGFVYQAHHLLPEFSATENVVLPQMVAGVRRKAATAVAERLLGRLGLEYRLEHRPAQLSGGEQQRVAIARALANRPSLLLADEPTGNLDPKTSRAVFNEFVSLTRGEGVAALVATHNLDLAREMDRVILLHEGLLVDGADLASTPD; this is translated from the coding sequence ATGAGTAATACAGCGCTTGAACTCCGCCAGGTGGAACGGACCTACCAGCAGGGCGATGTGCCGCTGCACGTGTTCCGCGGTGCCAGCCTGACAATCCGGCCGGGCGAGCTGGTGGCGCTTGTGGGCCCGTCGGGCGCCGGCAAGTCATCGCTGCTGCATATCGCGGGCCTGCTGGAAAAGCCCGATGCGGGCGAGGTGCTGATCGCCGGGGCACCCTGCATGGGCTTGTCGGACGCGGAGAAGACCCGCGTGCGGCGCACGGAGATCGGCTTCGTCTACCAGGCGCATCACCTGCTTCCGGAATTCTCGGCGACGGAAAACGTGGTGCTGCCGCAGATGGTGGCGGGCGTGCGGCGCAAGGCGGCAACGGCTGTGGCCGAGCGGCTGCTGGGCCGCCTTGGCCTTGAATACCGGCTGGAGCACCGGCCGGCGCAGCTCTCCGGCGGCGAGCAGCAGCGCGTGGCCATTGCCCGGGCACTGGCCAACCGGCCCAGCCTGCTTCTGGCCGATGAGCCGACCGGCAATCTCGACCCCAAGACCTCGCGCGCGGTGTTCAACGAGTTCGTCTCCCTCACCCGGGGAGAGGGCGTGGCCGCCCTGGTGGCGACCCACAATCTCGACCTTGCCCGTGAGATGGACCGGGTCATCCTGCTTCATGAAGGCCTGCTTGTAGACGGTGCGGATCTCGCATCGACGCCTGATTAA
- a CDS encoding lipoprotein-releasing ABC transporter permease subunit produces MTEIAPGTAPDPAQPKPPRANMPFSAFEWFLAGRYLRARRKEGFISVIAFISFIGIMLGVATLIIVMAVMNGFRSELIGRILGLNGHMMVQSVTGQFPDYEGAAARIREVDGVVRVTPLVEGQVMASSRRGASGALVRGMSTANLSAFEIISENIQAGSLDTYRNLEADGQSPLLVGSRLAEALGVGVGDTVTLLAPRGASTPFGTTPRVKAYIIAGTFQIGMSEYDSSFIFMPLGEAQAFFRQPNSVSGIEVMVERPDDVKAYVPAVREAAGDIGSVYDWQQINATFFNALQIERNVMFLILTLILLVAALNIISGLFMLVKDKGPDIAILRSMGATRGSMMRVFLIVGASIGVLGTFAGFIIGVLFCENIETIRQALIFLTGANLFDPAIYFLSELPAEMETGEVISVVLMSLVLSLAATIYPSWRAARLDPVEALRYE; encoded by the coding sequence ATGACCGAGATCGCGCCAGGTACAGCGCCAGACCCAGCTCAGCCGAAGCCGCCGCGGGCCAACATGCCCTTTTCGGCGTTTGAATGGTTCCTCGCCGGGCGCTATCTGCGGGCACGACGCAAGGAAGGCTTCATCTCGGTCATCGCCTTCATCTCCTTCATCGGCATCATGCTGGGCGTGGCGACGCTGATCATCGTCATGGCGGTGATGAACGGGTTCCGCTCTGAGCTGATCGGCCGGATCCTCGGGCTCAACGGCCACATGATGGTGCAGTCCGTCACCGGACAATTCCCCGATTACGAAGGTGCCGCCGCCCGCATCCGCGAGGTGGACGGCGTGGTGCGCGTGACGCCGCTTGTCGAAGGGCAGGTGATGGCCTCGTCCCGCCGCGGGGCGTCCGGCGCGCTGGTGCGCGGCATGTCCACGGCCAATCTGTCGGCCTTCGAGATCATCTCCGAGAACATTCAGGCCGGTTCGCTCGACACCTACCGCAATCTCGAAGCGGACGGGCAGAGCCCGCTGCTGGTCGGCTCCCGGCTGGCGGAGGCACTCGGCGTCGGTGTCGGCGACACGGTGACCCTGCTGGCCCCGCGCGGCGCCTCCACCCCCTTCGGCACCACGCCGCGGGTGAAGGCCTATATCATCGCCGGCACCTTCCAGATCGGCATGTCGGAATATGATTCCAGCTTCATCTTCATGCCCCTGGGCGAGGCGCAGGCCTTCTTCCGCCAGCCCAACTCGGTCTCCGGTATCGAGGTGATGGTGGAACGGCCGGACGACGTGAAGGCCTATGTGCCTGCCGTGCGGGAGGCGGCCGGGGACATCGGCTCCGTCTATGACTGGCAGCAGATCAACGCCACCTTCTTCAATGCCCTGCAGATCGAGCGCAACGTGATGTTCCTCATCCTGACGCTGATCCTGCTGGTGGCGGCCCTCAACATCATTTCCGGCCTGTTCATGCTGGTGAAGGACAAGGGACCGGACATCGCGATCCTGCGCTCCATGGGAGCGACGCGGGGGTCGATGATGCGGGTCTTCCTCATTGTCGGTGCATCCATCGGCGTGCTCGGCACCTTCGCGGGCTTCATCATCGGCGTCCTGTTCTGTGAGAACATCGAGACGATCCGCCAGGCGCTGATCTTCCTCACCGGCGCCAACCTGTTCGACCCCGCGATCTACTTCCTCAGCGAACTGCCCGCCGAGATGGAAACCGGCGAGGTGATCTCGGTGGTGCTGATGTCGCTGGTGCTGTCGCTGGCGGCCACCATCTATCCCAGCTGGCGGGCGGCCCGCCTCGATCCGGTGGAGGCGCTCCGCTATGAGTAA
- the proS gene encoding proline--tRNA ligase — MRLSRFYLPILRENPKEAEIVSHRLMLRAGMVRQMSAGIYAWLPLGHMVLRKIEQIVREEQARAGAVELLMPTLQSADLWRESGRYDGYGKEMLRIQDRHERDMLYGPTNEEMITDIVRRDIKSYKDLPFTLYHIQWKFRDEIRPRFGVMRGREFLMKDAYSFDLTEDDARKSYQKQFVAYLRTFGRMGLKAIPMRADTGPIGGDLSHEFIILAETGESEVFCHKDLVDLPIPPEDTDFDGDLSPIMEERTSLYAATDEIHDAQRFEAEVPEDKRLSARGIEVGHIFYFGTKYSDPMNAVVQGPDGKEVQLQCGSYGVGVSRLLGAIIEASHDDNGIIWPEAVAPFKVGLINLKSGDADTDAACEDVYGKLTGAGVEVLYDDRDERAGGKFATMDLIGLPWQLVIGPRGLKSGVVELKNRATGEKEELSLDAALSKLIG, encoded by the coding sequence ATGCGCCTCAGCCGTTTCTATCTGCCGATCCTTCGTGAGAACCCGAAGGAAGCCGAAATCGTTTCTCACCGTCTGATGCTGCGCGCCGGGATGGTGCGCCAGATGAGCGCCGGCATTTATGCCTGGCTGCCGCTGGGGCACATGGTGCTGCGCAAGATCGAGCAGATCGTCCGCGAGGAGCAGGCGCGGGCGGGGGCTGTGGAGCTTCTGATGCCGACGCTGCAATCGGCTGACCTGTGGCGTGAGTCCGGCCGCTATGACGGCTATGGCAAGGAAATGCTCCGCATCCAGGACCGCCATGAGCGCGACATGCTCTATGGCCCCACCAATGAAGAGATGATCACCGACATCGTCCGCCGGGACATCAAGTCCTACAAGGACCTGCCGTTCACGCTCTACCACATCCAGTGGAAGTTCCGGGACGAGATCCGCCCGCGCTTCGGCGTCATGCGCGGCCGCGAATTCCTGATGAAGGATGCCTATTCCTTCGACCTCACCGAAGACGACGCGCGCAAATCGTACCAGAAGCAATTCGTGGCTTACCTGCGCACCTTCGGCCGCATGGGCCTGAAGGCGATCCCCATGCGGGCCGACACCGGCCCCATCGGCGGCGACCTCAGCCATGAGTTCATCATCCTGGCGGAGACGGGCGAAAGCGAGGTGTTCTGCCACAAGGACCTGGTGGACCTGCCGATCCCGCCCGAGGACACGGATTTCGACGGCGACCTGTCTCCCATCATGGAGGAGCGGACGAGCCTCTATGCGGCGACGGATGAAATCCACGACGCGCAGCGCTTTGAGGCCGAGGTGCCGGAGGACAAGCGCCTGTCCGCCCGCGGCATCGAGGTGGGGCACATCTTCTATTTCGGCACCAAATATTCCGACCCGATGAACGCGGTCGTTCAGGGTCCGGACGGCAAGGAAGTGCAGCTTCAGTGCGGCTCCTACGGCGTCGGCGTGTCCCGCCTGCTGGGCGCGATCATCGAGGCAAGCCACGACGACAACGGCATCATCTGGCCGGAGGCGGTGGCCCCCTTCAAGGTGGGCCTCATCAACCTCAAATCCGGCGACGCGGACACGGATGCAGCCTGCGAGGATGTGTATGGCAAGCTCACCGGCGCCGGGGTGGAGGTGCTGTATGATGACCGCGACGAGCGCGCCGGCGGCAAGTTCGCCACCATGGATTTGATCGGCCTGCCCTGGCAGCTGGTGATCGGCCCGCGCGGCCTAAAGTCCGGCGTCGTTGAACTGAAGAACCGCGCCACCGGCGAGAAGGAAGAGCTTTCCCTCGACGCCGCCCTCAGCAAGCTGATCGGATAG
- a CDS encoding DNA cytosine methyltransferase, whose protein sequence is MHKFYEFFAGGGMVRAGLGEDWKCVFANDFDRKKGITYKKNWGDGELIVDDIRNISLDDLPGCADLVWGSFPCQDLSLAGGGAGLRGDRSGTFWPFIAQLEELKVAGRAPTVVALENVVGTLTSHKGADFIAICEALDNLGYQYGAFVADAAHFVPQSRPRLFVIAVKKSLEPMKTGAGPMAPWHTAALKKAHNRLPEHLKKHWLWWHMPKPLKRLMRLADVIEAKPASVKWHTAAETRALLSMMSDVNLAKVETAKAAGVVMVGGVYKRTRYHHGIKVQRAEVRFDDVAGCLRTPAGGSSRQLILVVDGERIRSRLISTRETARLMGLPDSYKLPEAYNEAYHLTGDGVAVPVVRYIAQHILEPVVKGACASRPAEKVPTAKAT, encoded by the coding sequence ATGCACAAATTTTACGAATTTTTCGCTGGTGGAGGCATGGTGCGTGCTGGATTGGGCGAAGATTGGAAGTGTGTGTTCGCCAATGATTTCGATCGAAAGAAAGGCATAACTTATAAGAAGAACTGGGGCGACGGCGAGCTGATCGTGGACGACATACGCAATATCAGCCTCGACGATCTACCAGGCTGCGCCGATCTCGTTTGGGGCTCGTTTCCCTGCCAAGATCTGTCCCTAGCGGGTGGCGGAGCAGGGTTGCGGGGTGACCGCTCAGGAACATTTTGGCCCTTCATTGCGCAATTGGAGGAACTCAAGGTAGCAGGACGCGCCCCGACAGTAGTTGCCCTTGAGAATGTTGTCGGAACTCTGACCTCACATAAAGGCGCAGATTTCATCGCTATCTGTGAGGCGTTGGACAATCTCGGATATCAGTACGGTGCGTTCGTCGCCGACGCCGCGCATTTCGTGCCGCAGTCCCGTCCGCGACTGTTCGTGATAGCAGTCAAGAAGAGCTTGGAACCTATGAAGACGGGCGCTGGGCCGATGGCACCGTGGCACACGGCTGCGCTAAAGAAAGCGCATAACCGGCTCCCGGAGCATTTAAAGAAGCATTGGCTTTGGTGGCATATGCCTAAGCCTCTGAAACGCCTGATGCGTTTGGCTGATGTAATCGAGGCGAAGCCTGCATCTGTGAAATGGCATACAGCCGCTGAAACGCGCGCGCTGTTGTCCATGATGAGTGATGTAAACCTCGCCAAAGTCGAAACGGCAAAAGCTGCTGGCGTGGTTATGGTCGGTGGTGTCTACAAACGCACGCGCTATCACCATGGCATTAAGGTTCAGCGAGCAGAGGTGCGCTTTGATGATGTTGCTGGGTGCTTAAGAACACCCGCAGGTGGGTCGTCTCGCCAACTCATTCTTGTGGTCGATGGCGAGCGTATCCGTTCACGGCTAATCTCCACCCGCGAGACGGCCCGCTTGATGGGATTACCCGACAGCTATAAGTTGCCAGAAGCATACAATGAAGCCTACCATTTGACTGGTGATGGCGTTGCTGTTCCAGTTGTGCGATATATCGCTCAACACATTTTGGAACCGGTTGTTAAGGGTGCGTGCGCTTCAAGGCCAGCAGAAAAGGTGCCCACAGCGAAGGCAACATGA
- a CDS encoding DUF1467 family protein: MNLVGGIAIYCIIWFLTLFAVLPFGVRTSEEEGSDPVEGAADSAPANPQMGRKVLITTGVAFIIWLIAFVTLEYRLISLDDIPFFPRFGDEAR; the protein is encoded by the coding sequence ATGAACCTGGTCGGCGGCATCGCCATCTATTGCATCATCTGGTTTCTGACGCTGTTCGCCGTGCTTCCTTTCGGCGTGCGCACCAGCGAGGAAGAGGGCAGTGACCCGGTGGAGGGTGCCGCGGACAGCGCGCCGGCGAACCCGCAGATGGGCCGCAAGGTGCTGATCACCACAGGCGTGGCCTTCATCATCTGGCTTATCGCCTTCGTGACGCTGGAATACCGCCTGATCAGCCTCGACGACATTCCCTTCTTCCCGCGCTTCGGCGACGAAGCCCGCTAA
- a CDS encoding ribonuclease J produces MAERKRPPAINDELVFLPLGGTGEIGMNFNLYGYGPPTDRKWLAIDLGITFPDGREPGIEVIMPDPLYIEGEKENLLGLVLTHAHEDHIGAVAHLWERLECPVYATPFTAAMLRGKLAEHGLLNDVPLHEIPLGGELQLGPFDLQFVTLTHSIPEPNAIAIRTPLGNVMHTGDWKIDDEPIVGEVTDAATLKAFGDEGVRAIVCDSTNVLSPGRSGSEADVRKNLTALIGTLKGRVAVTTFASNLARLQTIMEAAAANDRSTVLVGRSMHRVTAAARETGYLKNVPTPVAEEDAGYLPPENVLFLCTGSQGEARAALSRIAEDSHRYISMGEGDTVVFSSKIIPGNELPIFELQNRLAERGIDVLTEKDHDVHVSGHPCRDELAQMYQWIRPELAIPVHGEPRHLLAHAELAEELQVPEQLVLRNGLMARIAPGPAEVIDDVPAGRLHLDGSVLVRAGEAPLRERRQMSFAGNVVVSLVVDEDGRLIADPEVAALGIPDLEDDLTIEDTCREAAEDAVTRLRRNAARDDDAVSEAVRRAVRGRIRFLWDKKPPVTVLVSRV; encoded by the coding sequence ATGGCTGAGCGCAAACGCCCGCCCGCCATCAACGACGAACTCGTCTTCCTGCCGCTCGGCGGCACGGGCGAGATCGGCATGAACTTCAACCTCTACGGCTATGGTCCGCCCACGGACCGCAAGTGGCTGGCGATCGACCTGGGCATCACCTTCCCCGATGGCCGCGAGCCGGGCATTGAGGTCATCATGCCCGACCCGCTCTATATCGAAGGCGAGAAGGAAAACCTGCTCGGCCTTGTCCTTACCCACGCCCACGAGGACCATATCGGCGCCGTCGCCCATCTGTGGGAGCGGCTGGAATGCCCTGTCTATGCGACGCCGTTCACCGCCGCCATGCTGCGCGGCAAGCTGGCGGAGCACGGGCTGCTCAACGACGTGCCGCTGCATGAAATCCCCCTCGGAGGCGAATTGCAGCTCGGCCCGTTCGACCTGCAATTCGTGACGCTTACCCATTCCATCCCCGAGCCCAACGCCATCGCCATCCGCACCCCGCTTGGCAATGTGATGCATACGGGCGACTGGAAGATCGACGACGAACCCATTGTCGGCGAGGTGACGGATGCCGCCACCCTGAAGGCGTTCGGCGATGAAGGTGTGCGCGCCATCGTGTGTGACAGCACCAATGTGCTGTCGCCGGGGCGGTCAGGCTCGGAAGCGGATGTGCGCAAGAACCTGACGGCGCTGATCGGCACGCTGAAGGGTCGCGTCGCGGTGACGACCTTTGCCTCCAACCTCGCGCGCCTGCAGACCATCATGGAAGCCGCCGCCGCCAATGACCGCAGCACGGTGCTGGTCGGCCGCTCCATGCACCGGGTGACGGCCGCCGCCCGCGAGACCGGCTATCTCAAGAACGTGCCCACACCGGTTGCCGAGGAGGACGCGGGCTATCTGCCGCCGGAGAATGTGCTGTTCCTGTGTACCGGCAGCCAGGGCGAGGCACGCGCGGCCCTGTCACGCATCGCTGAGGACAGCCACCGCTATATCTCCATGGGCGAGGGCGACACGGTGGTGTTTTCCTCCAAGATCATTCCCGGCAATGAACTGCCCATCTTCGAGTTGCAGAACCGCCTGGCCGAGCGCGGCATCGACGTGCTGACCGAAAAGGACCATGACGTGCACGTGTCCGGTCACCCGTGCCGGGACGAACTGGCGCAGATGTATCAGTGGATCCGCCCGGAACTGGCGATCCCCGTGCATGGCGAACCGCGCCACCTGCTGGCCCACGCGGAACTGGCCGAGGAGCTGCAGGTGCCCGAGCAACTGGTGCTGCGCAACGGCCTGATGGCGCGCATCGCGCCCGGCCCGGCGGAAGTGATCGACGACGTGCCCGCAGGCCGCCTTCACCTCGACGGCAGCGTGCTGGTGCGGGCAGGGGAGGCACCCCTGCGCGAGCGGCGGCAGATGTCGTTTGCCGGCAATGTGGTGGTGTCGCTGGTGGTGGACGAAGACGGTCGCCTGATCGCCGACCCGGAAGTGGCGGCGCTCGGCATTCCCGACCTTGAAGACGACCTCACCATCGAGGACACCTGCCGGGAGGCTGCGGAGGACGCGGTGACCCGCCTGCGCCGCAACGCCGCCCGCGACGATGACGCGGTGAGCGAAGCCGTGCGCCGGGCCGTGCGCGGGCGCATCCGCTTCCTGTGGGACAAGAAACCGCCCGTGACCGTGCTGGTCTCGCGCGTATAG
- a CDS encoding type III pantothenate kinase, with the protein MLLTIDTGNTNTVFGLHDGKEWRAQWRTSTHTGRTADEYVVWLSELMRMQQMDVSEITGCIISTVVPQSLFNLRNLSRRYFNVDPKVIGENVNLGVDIHIDNPREVGADRLVNAVGAYMSHGGPLLIVDSGTATTFDVVDETGAFQGGIISPGINLSMQALHDAAAKLPRVAIERPERTIGRNTVEAMQAGVFWGYISLIEGLIDRVKAEYGKPMKVVATGGIASLFHGATEKIDIFDPDVTSVGLLEIHRRNADG; encoded by the coding sequence ATGCTGCTGACCATTGATACCGGCAACACCAACACCGTCTTCGGCCTGCATGATGGCAAGGAGTGGCGGGCCCAGTGGCGCACCTCCACCCATACAGGCCGCACGGCGGACGAATATGTGGTGTGGCTGTCCGAACTCATGCGCATGCAGCAGATGGATGTGAGCGAGATCACCGGCTGCATCATTTCCACCGTGGTGCCCCAGTCGCTGTTCAATCTGCGCAATCTCAGCCGCCGCTATTTCAACGTCGACCCCAAGGTCATCGGCGAGAACGTCAATCTCGGTGTCGATATCCATATCGACAATCCGCGCGAGGTGGGCGCTGACCGCCTTGTCAACGCGGTCGGGGCGTATATGTCTCACGGAGGGCCGCTGCTGATCGTCGACAGCGGCACCGCAACCACATTCGATGTCGTGGACGAGACCGGCGCCTTCCAGGGCGGCATCATCTCGCCGGGCATCAACCTGTCCATGCAGGCCCTGCATGACGCCGCTGCCAAGCTGCCGCGCGTGGCCATCGAGCGGCCGGAACGCACTATCGGCCGCAACACCGTGGAAGCCATGCAGGCGGGCGTTTTCTGGGGCTATATCAGCCTGATCGAAGGATTGATCGACCGCGTGAAAGCCGAGTACGGAAAACCCATGAAGGTGGTCGCCACCGGCGGCATCGCCTCCCTGTTCCATGGCGCGACGGAGAAGATCGACATCTTCGATCCGGACGTCACCTCCGTGGGCCTGCTGGAGATCCACCGCCGGAACGCCGATGGCTGA